In the genome of Alphaproteobacteria bacterium, one region contains:
- a CDS encoding pyridoxamine 5'-phosphate oxidase family protein encodes MTGGRDGPVETLDGVLDLAWTALIDGAAGRLSAMRRPVLATVDRTGRPRARTVILRAADRGAWRLRFHTDLRSSKASEMRDNNWISLVFYEPTLDLQVRVEGPAALHAGDAAARAAWDDAAPSSRRIHLAEPGPGADIAAPGSGLPAGLDTRVPTGAEAEPGYRHFAAVVVAVDLLDVYQLHPAGHRRSTHRHSGDGGVAARWRVP; translated from the coding sequence GTGACCGGCGGCCGGGATGGCCCGGTCGAAACGCTCGACGGGGTGCTCGACCTGGCATGGACGGCGCTGATCGACGGCGCCGCCGGCCGCCTTTCCGCCATGCGCCGGCCGGTGCTGGCCACGGTCGACCGCACCGGCCGGCCGCGGGCGCGCACCGTGATCCTGCGCGCCGCCGACCGCGGCGCCTGGCGATTGCGCTTCCATACCGATCTCAGGTCGTCCAAAGCATCAGAGATGCGCGATAATAATTGGATATCGCTTGTTTTCTATGAGCCGACGCTGGACCTGCAGGTCAGGGTCGAAGGGCCGGCCGCGCTGCATGCGGGCGACGCCGCTGCGCGCGCGGCGTGGGACGATGCGGCGCCGAGCAGCCGCCGGATCCACCTGGCGGAGCCGGGGCCGGGCGCCGACATCGCCGCGCCCGGCAGCGGGCTGCCGGCCGGGCTCGATACCCGCGTGCCGACCGGGGCGGAGGCCGAGCCCGGCTATCGCCATTTCGCGGCCGTCGTGGTCGCCGTCGACCTGCTCGACGTGTACCAGCTGCATCCGGCGGGGCATCGGCGCAGCACGCATCGGCACAGCGGCGACGGCGGGGTCGCCGCGCGCTGGCGGGTGCCCTGA